From Coffea arabica cultivar ET-39 chromosome 9c, Coffea Arabica ET-39 HiFi, whole genome shotgun sequence, one genomic window encodes:
- the LOC113708601 gene encoding uncharacterized protein: MEEDETEVLLSKYKSLPAENSFHEHEATVGLKKFTSSPAWFFLDQSSLWRAGLSWSLFFLLTIGVPLVSHFVFACSSCDQDHVRPFDSIVQLSLSVFATLSFISLYSFTRSYGLRKFLFLDKLSDESEKVRHGYTLQIERSLKILSAFVLPCFLADGVYKIWWFASGGTQIPYFYNVYLSHIIVCVLLLSSWLYRTSVSFLVCVLFRLICYLQILRLEDFAQVFEKESDVAAILLEHLKIRRNLRVISHRFRRFILSSLILVTASQFASLLVTTESSSTVNISTAGELALCSITLVTGLFICLRSAAKITHKAQSVTSLAAKWHICSTTNSFDDFDAETPRSHITSDQAIYTDSDAYCDTDNEEGDGDDEIDNTNMVPVIHAVSYQKRQALVTYFEHNRAGITVYGFMLDRSWLHTIVAIQLSLTLWILNKTIGIGQ, translated from the exons ATGGAAGAAGATGAAACAGAGGTTCTGCTATCAAAGTACAAGTCACTTCCTGCAGAAAACTCGTTCCACGAACACGAAGCCACCGTCGGACTGAAGAAGTTTACATCAAGTCCGGCATGGTTTTTTCTAGACCAGTCTAGTCTCTGGAGGGCAGGTCTTTCTTGGTCACTCTTCTTTCTTCTAACCATTGGTGTCCCTCTTGTATCCCACTTCGTCTTTGCCTGCTCAAGCTGTGATCAAGATCATGTGAGGCCTTTCGATTCGATCGTCCAATTATCGCTTTCTGTGTTTGCAACGCTATCTTTTATCAGCCTCTATTCTTTCACTCGCTCGTACGGTctgagaaaatttctgtttcttGATAAATTAAGTGATGAGAGTGAGAAAGTTCGACACGGCTATACCCTTCAGATTGAG AGATCACTGAAGATCTTGTCAGCATTTGTCCTTCCCTGCTTCCTGGCGGATGGTGTCTACAAGATATGGTGGTTTGCCTCTGGTGGAACCCAAATTCCCTATTTCTACAATGTCTACTTGAGCCACATCATTGTGTGCGTACTGCTGTTGTCTTCATGGCTTTACAGGACATCAGTTTCCTTCCTTGTATGTGTCCTGTTCCGCCTAATATGCTACCTGCAGATCCTTAGGCTGGAGGACTTTGCACAGGTTTTCGAGAAAGAGTCTGATGTTGCTGCAATCTTGTTGGAACATCTCAAGATCAGAAGAAATCTTCGCGTCATAAGCCATAGATTCAGACGGTTTATTTTGTCTTCACTGATCCTTGTCACTGCCAGTCAATTTGCGTCTCTACTTGTAACAACTGAGTCCAGCTCCACTGTCAATATTTCTACTGCAGGAGAACTTGCA TTATGCTCCATCACCCTGGTAACAGGCCTTTTCATATGCCTGCGTAGTGCAGCGAAAATCACACACAAAGCCCAGTCTGTTACGTCTCTTGCGGCAAAATGGCATATCTGTTCCACTACCAATTCCTTTGATGACTTCGATGCTGAGACTCCCAGGTCTCACATTACCTCAGATCAGGCCATATACACAGATTCTGATGCCTATTGTGACACTGATAATGAAGAAGGAGATGGAGATGATGAAATTGACAACACAAACATGGTTCCAGTTATACACGCCGTATCCTACCAGAAGAGGCAAGCACTAG TGACATATTTTGAGCACAACAGAGCTGGAATTACAGTTTATGGCTTTATGCTGGATAGATCATGGCTTCACACCATTGTTGCTATCCAGTTGTCGCTTACGCTGTGGATATTAAACAAGACAATTGGTATTGGGCAATAA